From Glycine soja cultivar W05 chromosome 4, ASM419377v2, whole genome shotgun sequence, the proteins below share one genomic window:
- the LOC114410800 gene encoding uncharacterized protein LOC114410800 — protein sequence MAQNLGVTCGRGDAIVVTKLISMEERDKKEADRFNTLRGVFVNGVWIDEPGKAKEEICLFFKNRFQEEDWVRPKLDGVRFKAIGQQHNVRLSKPFNAKEIKVVVWECGSDKSPKPDDLNFKFIKKFWGVIKAYDSVSWDFLLYMLRRMGFCDRWLSWIEGCLKSASISILVNGSSSSEFIPQRGLRQGDPLAPLLFNVVMEGLNGLLREAMEKNLFQGLLVGRNEMEVSILQYADDTIFFGKTSMENFKAIKVILRSFELVSGLKINFSKSNFVAIGMSKRWKVDATRYLNCSLLAIPFLYLGISIGANPRHSDAWDPIVKKCQRKFLIKFWQASVDTEVDSMEMERWNLLHNQGDLWSRILISKYGGWWILDGERMGSSESAWKGINLIAHSGEDGSWLA from the exons ATGGCGCAGAATCTGGGAGTTACATGTGGGAGAGGGGATGCAATAGTGGTCACCAAGTTGATTAGTATGGAGGAAAGGGACAAGAAGGAGGCTGACAG ATTCAATACTTTGAGAGGAGTGTTTGTGAATGGTGTTTGGATTGATGAACCAGGAAAGGCGAAAGAGGAAATATGCTTGTTCTTCAAGAACAGATTTCAAGAGGAAGATTGGGTGAGGCCCAAACTAGATGGGGTCAGATTTAAAGCCATTGGACAGCAGCACAATGTCAGATTGTCGAAGCCATTTAATGCAAAAGAAATAAAGGTTGTTGTGTGGGAATGTGGGAGCGATAAGAGCCCCAAACCAGACGACcttaactttaaatttattaagaagTTTTGGGGAGTTATCAAG GCTTATGATTCAGTCTCCTGGGATTTCTTGTTGTACATGTTAAGGAGGATGGGATTTTGCGATAGATGGCTATCTTGGATTGAGGGCTGCCTAAAATCCGCTTCTATATCCATATTGGTAAATGGTAGCTCTTCGTCTGAGTTCATTCCCCAAAGAGGTCTAAGACAAGGGGACCCACTAGCTCCCCTTTTATTTAACGTTGTTATGGAGGGACTCAATGGATTGCTGAGAGAAGCAATGGAGAAAAACTTGTTTCAAGGTTTACTAGTGGGAAGAAATGAGATGGAAGTTAGCATCTTACAGTATGCAGATGATACAATTTTCTTTGGGAAAACATCCATGGAAAATTTCAAAGCGATCAAGGTGATCTTGAGAAGCTTTGAACTTGTCTCAGGcctcaaaattaatttctcaAAGAGTAATTTTGTGGCAATCGGGATGTCGAAGAGATGGAAGGTGGATGCTACTAGGTATTTAAATTGCAGTCTATTGGCCATACCTTTCCTTTACCTGGGTATCTCGATTGGGGCAAACCCAAGGCATAGTGATGCCTGGGATCCTATTGTCAAGAAATGTCAGAGAAA gtTCCTAATAAAGTTTTGGCAAGCTAGTGTGGATACAGAAGTTGATTCTATGGAGATGGAG AGATGGAACCTTCTCCATAACCAAGGGGACTTGTGGTCTAGGATACTGATTTCAAAATATGGTGGATGGTGGATTCTGGATGGAGAAAGAATGGGCAGTAGTGAATCAGCATGGAAGGGCATCAATCTCATAGCTCATTCCGGTGAAGATGGCAGTTGGTTAGCTTAA